A part of Aquaspirillum sp. LM1 genomic DNA contains:
- a CDS encoding ATP-binding protein, producing the protein MEFPVPHDPALRCIRLSIPAHRRHLSLLGAAVEAVAREAGLSADSAYAFNMAVVQAISAVLRYTGPDSTPACFELECMDTPERIQVCIRDQGPPWVSASGVAQPETTQAFELVRAMVDTLDYTQDAQGNSLKLVRFRPRRPLEDED; encoded by the coding sequence ATGGAATTTCCCGTGCCGCACGACCCGGCTCTGCGCTGTATTCGGCTGAGCATTCCGGCACATCGCAGACATCTGTCCCTGTTGGGCGCTGCCGTAGAGGCGGTAGCGCGCGAGGCCGGTTTGAGTGCTGATAGCGCCTATGCATTCAATATGGCCGTGGTTCAGGCCATTTCTGCCGTGCTGCGCTACACCGGGCCAGACAGCACGCCAGCCTGTTTTGAGCTGGAGTGCATGGATACCCCGGAACGCATACAGGTGTGCATACGCGACCAAGGCCCGCCTTGGGTCAGTGCCAGCGGTGTGGCCCAGCCAGAAACCACCCAGGCGTTTGAACTGGTGCGGGCGATGGTGGACACCCTGGATTACACCCAGGATGCCCAGGGCAACAGCCTTAAACTGGTGCGTTTTCGCCCGCGTCGTCCACTGGAAGACGAAGACTGA
- a CDS encoding nickel-dependent hydrogenase large subunit, translated as MSRKILGPFNRVEGDLAVNLTLDGERVSSAQVTSPMYRGFERALVGRPLADALVVVPRICGICSVSQSVAAVRLIQALTGVSPAANGERVMNIVHACENLADHLTHFYLFFAPDLAHADYAGQPWHADWAARLGSGGPAARQWLAARATLLRMVGLLAGRWPHTLALQPGGVTRTVDAVERLRLLGWLAEVRQFVETVLLGVPIEQMLALQQPDDLDALRAGAGDAGRWLRAADALDFARLGRAGDRFLAFAAYHNQGNAPWPAGLWADGRAQPLDLSLLSEDVSHSWYEAAPPRHPAAGDTLPNPHKHGAYSWNKAPRLAGLPAETGALARQLLAGQPCLTALVRQHGGSVLTRLLARQIEAAWLVQAIQCWLAALELSEPFIQPPTHTPLTDGMAAGLTEAARGALGHWASVEGGRISRYQIIAPTSWNFSPRDAHGQPGPLEIALEGVANQDVRIQHVVRSFDPCMVCTVH; from the coding sequence ATGAGCCGCAAGATTCTGGGCCCGTTCAACCGGGTGGAGGGCGATCTGGCGGTTAACCTGACCCTGGACGGCGAACGGGTGAGCAGCGCCCAGGTGACCAGCCCGATGTATCGCGGCTTTGAGCGTGCGCTGGTGGGCCGGCCTTTGGCCGATGCGCTGGTGGTGGTGCCACGCATTTGCGGCATTTGTTCGGTATCGCAGTCGGTGGCGGCGGTGCGGCTGATTCAGGCGCTGACCGGCGTCAGCCCGGCCGCCAACGGCGAGCGGGTGATGAATATTGTCCACGCCTGCGAAAACCTGGCCGACCACCTCACCCATTTTTACCTGTTTTTTGCCCCCGACCTGGCTCACGCCGACTATGCCGGCCAGCCCTGGCACGCCGACTGGGCCGCGCGGCTGGGCAGTGGCGGCCCGGCGGCGCGGCAATGGCTGGCAGCGCGCGCCACCCTGCTGCGCATGGTGGGCTTGCTGGCCGGACGCTGGCCGCACACCCTGGCCCTGCAGCCCGGCGGCGTGACCCGCACGGTGGACGCAGTGGAGCGCCTGCGCCTGCTGGGCTGGCTGGCCGAGGTGCGCCAGTTTGTCGAAACCGTGCTGCTGGGCGTGCCCATCGAACAGATGCTGGCGCTGCAACAGCCAGATGATCTGGACGCGCTGCGCGCCGGGGCTGGCGACGCCGGGCGCTGGCTGCGCGCCGCCGATGCGCTGGACTTTGCCCGGCTGGGCCGGGCGGGCGACCGTTTTCTGGCGTTTGCCGCCTACCACAACCAGGGGAACGCACCGTGGCCAGCCGGGCTGTGGGCCGACGGGCGCGCGCAGCCGCTGGACCTGAGCCTGCTGAGCGAAGATGTCAGCCACAGCTGGTATGAGGCCGCACCGCCGCGTCATCCCGCCGCAGGCGATACCCTGCCCAACCCGCACAAGCACGGCGCTTACAGCTGGAACAAAGCACCACGCCTGGCCGGGTTGCCCGCTGAAACGGGTGCACTGGCCCGCCAGCTGCTGGCGGGCCAACCGTGTCTGACCGCGCTGGTGCGCCAGCACGGCGGCTCGGTGCTCACCCGCCTGCTGGCCCGTCAGATCGAAGCCGCCTGGCTGGTGCAGGCAATTCAGTGCTGGCTGGCCGCGCTGGAACTGTCTGAGCCATTTATCCAACCGCCCACCCACACCCCGCTCACCGATGGCATGGCCGCCGGGCTGACCGAAGCCGCACGCGGCGCACTGGGCCACTGGGCCAGCGTGGAAGGTGGGCGCATCAGCCGTTATCAGATCATTGCGCCAACCAGCTGGAACTTTTCCCCGCGTGACGCCCACGGCCAGCCCGGCCCGCTGGAAATTGCCCTGGAAGGCGTGGCCAATCAGGACGTGCGCATCCAGCATGTGGTGCGTTCGTTTGATCCCTGTATGGTTTGTACGGTGCACTGA
- a CDS encoding MerR family transcriptional regulator has product MTTTRPSTPDLPPVPGKRYFTLSEMCALTGVAPELLRQWEATGMSFGRQPGSRPRQHYQHHEVLMVRRLRNVLLAQRAAQARQAAESRSRLGSPALRAELASILAWLDI; this is encoded by the coding sequence ATGACCACTACGCGACCCAGCACGCCTGATTTACCCCCGGTGCCCGGCAAGCGCTATTTCACCCTGAGTGAAATGTGCGCGCTGACTGGCGTGGCACCGGAACTGCTGCGCCAGTGGGAAGCCACTGGCATGTCGTTTGGCCGACAGCCTGGCAGTCGGCCACGCCAGCATTATCAGCACCATGAAGTGCTGATGGTGCGTCGTCTGCGCAATGTGTTGCTGGCGCAACGGGCGGCTCAGGCCCGCCAGGCGGCTGAATCGCGCAGCCGTCTGGGCTCCCCCGCCCTGCGCGCTGAACTGGCGTCGATTCTGGCCTGGCTGGATATTTAA
- a CDS encoding pyridoxal phosphate-dependent aminotransferase — protein sequence MSVAHRLDVIAPFHVMAILEKAKALEAAGHDVIHMEIGEPDFPTPAPIVAAGIAALQAGRTFYTPALGIPALRQAIADFYQQRYQITLPAHRIVVTPGASGALQLALAALVNPGEQVLLPDPTYPCNRHLVSLVNGQPVSIPVDAHRGYQLGADDIARHWSANTVAAMIASPANPTGTLISPQALAELYQAVNQRGGTLLVDELYHGLTYAGAAHSALEISDEIFVVNSFSKYFQMTGWRLGWLVVPEAYLDAVTRLAQNLFLSPSTPAQYAALAAFSPETLEILEHRRAEFQRRRDALLAAFAPLGFKFAAQPEGAFYAYADVSAHTDDSFAWAERLLSEAHVAVAPGRDFGQHGAAQHVRLAYTTSVERLEQAAQRIARWLGR from the coding sequence ATGTCTGTTGCCCATCGCCTGGATGTCATTGCCCCGTTTCATGTCATGGCCATTCTGGAAAAAGCCAAGGCGCTGGAAGCGGCTGGGCATGATGTGATCCATATGGAAATTGGCGAGCCGGATTTTCCGACTCCGGCACCGATTGTGGCTGCCGGCATTGCCGCCTTGCAAGCCGGGCGGACATTTTATACCCCGGCGCTGGGCATTCCGGCGCTGCGTCAGGCGATTGCCGATTTTTACCAACAGCGTTACCAGATTACGCTGCCGGCTCACCGCATTGTGGTCACCCCTGGCGCATCCGGGGCCTTGCAACTGGCGCTGGCAGCGCTGGTCAATCCGGGCGAACAGGTTTTGCTGCCCGACCCCACCTACCCATGCAACCGGCATCTGGTCAGCCTGGTCAATGGTCAGCCGGTCAGTATTCCGGTAGACGCCCATCGCGGCTATCAATTGGGCGCGGACGATATTGCCCGGCATTGGTCGGCCAATACCGTGGCGGCCATGATTGCCAGCCCGGCCAATCCCACCGGCACGCTGATTTCGCCCCAGGCGCTGGCCGAGCTTTATCAGGCGGTTAATCAACGTGGTGGCACCTTGCTGGTGGACGAGCTCTACCACGGCCTGACCTATGCCGGGGCCGCGCATTCGGCGCTGGAAATCAGCGATGAGATTTTTGTGGTGAACAGTTTTTCCAAATATTTTCAGATGACCGGCTGGCGGCTGGGTTGGCTGGTGGTGCCAGAAGCGTATCTGGATGCGGTGACCCGGCTGGCACAAAACCTGTTTTTATCACCGTCCACCCCGGCGCAATATGCTGCGCTGGCGGCTTTTTCTCCCGAGACGCTGGAGATTCTGGAACATCGCCGGGCAGAATTTCAGCGTCGGCGCGATGCCTTGCTGGCGGCATTTGCGCCTTTGGGATTCAAATTTGCCGCACAGCCGGAAGGGGCGTTTTACGCCTACGCCGATGTGTCGGCACACACCGACGACAGTTTTGCCTGGGCCGAGCGTTTGCTGAGCGAAGCACATGTGGCGGTGGCACCGGGACGTGACTTTGGCCAGCACGGCGCAGCCCAGCATGTGCGCCTGGCGTACACCACTTCGGTAGAACGGCTGGAACAAGCAGCGCAGCGGATTGCCCGCTGGCTGGGACGCTAA
- a CDS encoding H-NS family nucleoid-associated regulatory protein yields MIDFQTFTFQELLQLKIELEVELKKREQEEKAAARKKILEIARTFNFDLDELFSAPKAAGGVPRRLVEPKYFNPKDPEQTWTGRGRQPVWVQEFIANGGTTDQLLINKD; encoded by the coding sequence ATGATTGATTTCCAGACCTTCACTTTCCAAGAACTGCTGCAACTGAAGATTGAACTCGAAGTTGAACTGAAAAAGCGCGAGCAGGAAGAAAAAGCTGCCGCCCGCAAGAAGATTCTCGAAATCGCTCGCACCTTCAACTTTGATCTGGACGAACTGTTCTCCGCGCCGAAAGCCGCTGGCGGCGTACCGCGTCGTCTGGTTGAGCCGAAGTACTTCAACCCGAAAGACCCGGAACAAACCTGGACTGGCCGTGGCCGTCAGCCGGTGTGGGTGCAGGAATTCATCGCCAATGGCGGTACCACTGATCAACTGCTGATCAATAAAGACTGA
- the pheS gene encoding phenylalanine--tRNA ligase subunit alpha: protein MTHLETILAAARTALAAVTDTVGLEQVKARYLGKSGELTELLKQLGKLPPEERKTAGAAINETKQAFEAAFNARRDALAADKLAAQLAAEALDVTLPGRGQAQGGLHPVTLTLERITELFHSLGFAVADGPEIESDFHNFQALNIPANHPARAMQDTFYVEGGDVLRTHTSPIQIRYMLNNPPPIKIIAPGRVYRVDSDATHSPMFHQMEGLWVDERVSFADLKATLTDFLRRFFERDDLQVRFRPSFFPFTEPSAEIDVLGERGWLEVGGCGMVHPNVLGNVNIDPERYTGFAFGIGLDRFAMLRYGINDLRLFFENDLNFLKQFN from the coding sequence ATGACTCATCTCGAAACGATTCTTGCTGCTGCCCGGACTGCACTGGCTGCTGTCACGGACACGGTTGGGCTCGAACAAGTCAAGGCTCGCTACCTTGGCAAATCTGGCGAGCTGACCGAGCTGCTCAAGCAGCTGGGCAAACTGCCGCCGGAAGAGCGCAAAACCGCTGGCGCGGCCATCAACGAAACCAAGCAAGCCTTTGAAGCGGCATTCAATGCCCGCCGCGATGCGCTGGCCGCCGACAAACTGGCCGCCCAGCTGGCAGCCGAAGCGCTGGACGTCACCCTGCCTGGCCGTGGCCAGGCCCAGGGCGGCCTGCACCCGGTGACGCTGACCCTGGAGCGGATTACCGAGCTGTTTCACTCGCTGGGTTTTGCCGTGGCCGACGGCCCGGAAATCGAATCGGATTTCCATAATTTCCAGGCGCTGAATATTCCGGCCAATCATCCGGCCCGCGCCATGCAGGATACTTTTTATGTGGAAGGCGGTGATGTGCTGCGCACCCACACCTCGCCCATCCAGATCCGCTACATGCTGAATAACCCGCCGCCGATCAAGATCATCGCGCCGGGCCGGGTGTATCGCGTCGATTCCGATGCCACCCATTCGCCGATGTTCCACCAGATGGAAGGCCTGTGGGTGGACGAACGGGTGAGTTTTGCTGACCTGAAAGCCACGCTGACCGACTTTCTGCGCCGTTTCTTCGAGCGTGACGACCTGCAGGTGCGTTTCCGCCCGTCGTTCTTTCCGTTTACCGAACCTTCGGCAGAAATCGATGTGCTGGGCGAACGCGGCTGGCTGGAAGTGGGCGGCTGCGGCATGGTCCACCCCAATGTGCTGGGCAATGTGAATATCGACCCGGAGCGCTACACCGGCTTTGCCTTTGGCATTGGCCTGGACCGCTTTGCCATGCTGCGCTACGGGATCAACGACCTGCGCCTGTTCTTTGAGAACGATCTCAACTTCCTCAAGCAATTCAACTGA
- a CDS encoding integration host factor subunit alpha encodes MTLTKAELADLLFDKVGLNKREAKDMVESFFEEIRVALEEGDAVKLSGFGNFQLRDKPQRPGRNPKTGEEIPITARRVVTFHASQKLKGMVDDHYATQHA; translated from the coding sequence ATGACGTTGACCAAGGCTGAACTTGCCGATTTGCTGTTCGACAAAGTCGGCTTGAACAAACGCGAAGCCAAGGATATGGTGGAGTCGTTCTTTGAAGAAATTCGCGTGGCGCTGGAAGAAGGCGATGCCGTTAAACTGTCTGGTTTTGGCAATTTCCAGCTGCGCGACAAACCGCAGCGTCCAGGACGTAACCCCAAGACCGGTGAAGAAATTCCCATCACCGCCCGCCGTGTGGTCACGTTCCACGCCAGCCAGAAGCTGAAGGGAATGGTCGATGACCACTACGCGACCCAGCACGCCTGA
- the pheT gene encoding phenylalanine--tRNA ligase subunit beta, which produces MKFSENWLKSWVNPGLSTEQLTYLLTMAGLEVESTEAAAPVFTGVVVGEVKTVRKHENADRLRVTEVDVGTGALVQIVCGAPNVAEGVKVPCALSGALLPGDFKIKPTKMRGVESNGMLCSGKELGIPDEVDGLLLLPADAPVGASIRDYLDLDDTVIELKITPNRADCLGMRGIAREVAALTGSSVSMPALSPLAVTLDEQRSVTLAADQACGRYLGRVIRGVNQAAPTPDWMKTRLLRAGLRSISAIVDITNYILLEQGQPLHAFDLAKLDGGITVRMAAAGETLTLLNGKEQMLDADMLVIADASKAVALAGIMGGANSEVDDTTQDIFLESAFFAPEAIAGRARRLGFSSDASFRYERGVDFTLQAEAMERASALIVQICGGQLGPVSEAVGQLPARAPVSVRVARVNQVLGLALAADDMAAMFARLGFVAEYQDGRFAVTPPSFRFDIAIEEDLIEEVARLFGYDNIPSDAPLSASHMLAQPETRCPRSEMRRRVAGREYQEIVSYAFVDSSWEQDFAANAAPIKLINPIASQMSVMRSTLMGGLVDTLVANLNRKQSRVRIFEIARVFLRDGEQVNQPERLAALAYGSRAPEQWSQKAERVDFYDLKADLEALLAPRVASFRKVSHPALHPGRAAEVVLDGQVIGVLGELHPQWVQKYDLPAAPVLFEVALDALLTRAVVKGQPVSRFQPVRRDLALVMDESVEAGSLLAAFQALVLPGVTGIGLFDVYRGKGLEEGKKSLAFKVLMQDTAKTLTDAEVDAAVQAIIDCAALQGASLRL; this is translated from the coding sequence ATGAAATTTTCTGAAAACTGGCTGAAAAGCTGGGTGAACCCCGGCTTGTCTACCGAACAACTCACCTACCTGCTGACCATGGCAGGCCTGGAGGTGGAAAGCACAGAAGCCGCTGCCCCGGTGTTTACCGGCGTGGTGGTGGGCGAAGTGAAAACCGTGCGCAAGCATGAAAACGCCGACCGCCTGCGTGTGACCGAAGTGGACGTGGGCACTGGTGCGCTGGTGCAGATTGTCTGCGGCGCGCCCAATGTTGCCGAAGGGGTGAAGGTGCCGTGCGCCTTGTCTGGCGCGCTGCTGCCGGGCGACTTCAAGATCAAGCCCACCAAGATGCGCGGCGTGGAATCCAATGGCATGCTGTGTTCCGGCAAGGAACTGGGCATTCCCGACGAGGTGGATGGCCTGCTGCTGCTGCCGGCGGATGCGCCGGTGGGCGCGTCGATCCGTGATTATCTGGATCTGGACGACACGGTGATTGAGCTGAAAATCACCCCGAACCGCGCTGACTGTCTGGGCATGCGCGGCATTGCCCGCGAAGTGGCCGCGCTGACCGGGAGCAGTGTTTCGATGCCGGCGCTGTCGCCGCTGGCGGTAACGCTGGACGAACAGCGCAGCGTCACCCTGGCGGCGGATCAAGCGTGTGGCCGCTATCTGGGCCGGGTGATTCGCGGCGTTAATCAGGCTGCGCCAACGCCGGACTGGATGAAAACCCGTCTGCTGCGCGCCGGGCTGCGCTCGATTTCGGCCATTGTCGATATCACCAATTATATTTTGCTGGAACAGGGTCAGCCGCTGCATGCATTTGACCTGGCCAAGCTGGACGGTGGCATCACCGTGCGTATGGCGGCAGCAGGCGAAACGCTGACCCTGCTTAATGGCAAGGAACAGATGCTGGATGCCGACATGCTGGTGATTGCCGATGCGAGCAAGGCGGTGGCACTGGCCGGGATCATGGGCGGGGCCAATAGCGAAGTGGACGACACCACCCAGGATATTTTTCTGGAATCGGCCTTTTTTGCCCCGGAAGCCATTGCCGGGCGTGCGCGCCGGCTGGGCTTTTCCTCCGATGCTTCGTTCCGCTACGAACGCGGGGTGGATTTCACCCTGCAAGCCGAGGCAATGGAACGCGCCAGCGCGCTGATTGTGCAGATTTGTGGCGGCCAGCTGGGGCCGGTCAGCGAAGCGGTGGGCCAGCTGCCTGCCCGTGCGCCGGTCAGCGTGCGCGTGGCGCGGGTGAATCAGGTGCTGGGCCTGGCGCTGGCAGCGGATGACATGGCGGCGATGTTTGCCCGATTGGGATTTGTGGCGGAGTATCAGGATGGCCGTTTTGCCGTCACCCCGCCCAGCTTCCGCTTTGATATTGCCATCGAAGAAGACCTGATTGAAGAAGTGGCCCGGCTGTTTGGCTACGACAATATTCCGTCTGACGCGCCGCTGTCGGCCAGCCATATGCTGGCCCAGCCGGAAACCCGCTGCCCACGCAGCGAAATGCGCCGTCGGGTGGCTGGCCGCGAGTATCAGGAAATTGTCAGCTATGCGTTTGTTGACAGCAGCTGGGAGCAGGATTTTGCCGCCAATGCCGCACCAATCAAGCTGATCAACCCGATTGCCAGCCAGATGAGCGTAATGCGCTCAACGCTGATGGGCGGTCTGGTGGACACCCTGGTGGCCAATTTGAATCGCAAGCAATCCCGTGTGCGTATTTTTGAAATTGCTCGGGTATTTCTGCGTGATGGCGAGCAAGTCAACCAGCCAGAACGCCTGGCCGCGCTGGCGTATGGCAGCCGTGCACCGGAACAATGGAGCCAGAAAGCCGAGCGCGTGGATTTTTACGACCTCAAGGCCGATCTGGAAGCCCTGCTGGCACCGCGCGTGGCCAGCTTCCGCAAGGTGAGCCATCCGGCCCTGCATCCGGGACGCGCCGCCGAGGTGGTGCTGGATGGGCAAGTGATTGGCGTACTGGGCGAATTGCACCCGCAATGGGTACAAAAGTACGATCTGCCCGCCGCCCCGGTGCTGTTTGAAGTGGCGCTGGATGCGCTGCTGACGCGCGCTGTGGTTAAGGGGCAGCCGGTGTCACGCTTCCAGCCGGTGCGTCGCGATCTGGCGCTGGTGATGGATGAAAGCGTGGAGGCCGGCAGCCTGCTGGCAGCGTTCCAGGCGCTGGTGCTGCCTGGCGTAACCGGAATCGGCCTGTTTGACGTTTACCGTGGCAAAGGCCTGGAAGAAGGCAAAAAGAGCCTTGCTTTCAAGGTGTTAATGCAGGATACTGCCAAAACTTTGACCGATGCCGAGGTGGATGCCGCTGTTCAGGCGATCATCGACTGCGCCGCGCTTCAAGGTGCCAGCCTGCGCCTGTAA
- a CDS encoding Rpn family recombination-promoting nuclease/putative transposase, whose translation MAHLHDNGYKYLFSHAELVQELLEAFAPPGVSALLDYTTLRLENGNYVTPAMKPRADDLVWSVELHGQRIYLYLLLEFQSTPDDTMPARMLQYVAALYDHLLRSKAVNTAEGLPPVLPIVLYNGDARWRQSSELYDLIRVHPQVLKPFQPRLKFWLLDEGAFPAAELEDMHRVVAAIFRFEHTPDSAAAKQAIRCLAQAIAQSPFKQRIDRVVTRWIKHRLQSKMPGLAVPDAEELTKGMDMLETNIDRWEAQAIARGMEQGMLQGMQQGIEKGMQKGIQQGMQKGVQQGIQQGMQQGEALLLQRLLTRRFGALSATLLASIAAATPAQLETWGDRVLDATSLDEVFGETRH comes from the coding sequence ATGGCACACCTTCACGACAACGGTTATAAATACCTGTTTTCCCACGCCGAACTGGTGCAGGAACTGCTGGAGGCCTTTGCCCCGCCGGGGGTGTCCGCCCTGCTCGACTACACCACCCTGCGCCTGGAAAATGGCAACTACGTCACCCCGGCGATGAAGCCTCGGGCGGATGATCTTGTCTGGTCGGTCGAACTGCACGGGCAGCGCATTTACCTCTATCTGCTGCTGGAATTCCAATCCACCCCGGACGACACCATGCCGGCGCGCATGCTGCAATATGTGGCCGCACTTTACGACCACCTGCTGCGCAGCAAGGCGGTCAATACCGCCGAAGGGCTGCCCCCGGTGCTGCCCATCGTGCTGTACAACGGCGACGCCCGCTGGCGGCAAAGCAGCGAACTCTACGATCTGATCCGCGTCCATCCGCAGGTGCTCAAGCCGTTTCAGCCCCGGCTGAAATTCTGGCTGCTGGACGAAGGGGCATTCCCCGCTGCCGAGCTGGAAGACATGCACCGCGTGGTGGCGGCCATCTTTCGCTTCGAGCACACGCCAGATAGCGCAGCGGCCAAGCAAGCCATCCGTTGTCTTGCCCAAGCGATTGCCCAATCGCCATTCAAGCAGCGCATCGACCGGGTGGTGACGCGCTGGATAAAACACCGGCTGCAGAGCAAAATGCCCGGACTGGCCGTGCCCGATGCCGAAGAATTGACGAAAGGGATGGATATGCTGGAAACCAATATTGACCGCTGGGAAGCCCAGGCGATTGCCAGGGGGATGGAGCAGGGCATGCTTCAGGGGATGCAGCAGGGAATTGAGAAGGGCATGCAGAAAGGCATTCAGCAGGGCATGCAGAAAGGGGTGCAGCAAGGTATTCAGCAGGGTATGCAACAGGGTGAAGCCTTGTTGCTGCAACGACTGTTGACCCGCCGTTTTGGTGCGCTGTCGGCCACACTGCTGGCCAGCATTGCCGCCGCCACGCCCGCCCAGCTGGAAACCTGGGGCGACCGGGTGCTGGATGCCACGTCGCTGGATGAGGTGTTTGGCGAAACACGGCATTGA